Genomic window (Roseivirga sp. 4D4):
TAGCTTGCCGTTTCCATCGACTGGCAGGAGAGAGACGAGTGCTTTGACCATTTACGGTGATGTCGATCGGCATATCGAAAGAATCGATCACATTCACCCATCGGTAATTGAGGTTGCCATCTTTGAAATAATATTCGAAGACAGGAAGTCTCGGGTCTCTTAAATATTGATCAAAGAAGTGATCTAATTCCATGTCTAATGTCTTTGAGATATACGCTTCAAAGTCTGCTGACCATACGGTTTTATGATAGAACTCTTTGCCTAAAGATCTAAGCAATTTTCTCCATTGCTCGTCATCATTTACTATGGTTCTGAGGGTGTTCAGTACATTGCCACCTTTGTAGTATACATCTATGGGATAATCACCATAATTGACGCCATATGGTCCGATCATGGGCTTTTTATTGCCAATTTCCGTTCGGGTGCCTCTGACATATTCTTGGCCAGCTTCTTTACCAAAATGGTAGTCTAGAAACAGGCTTTCCGAATAATTGGTAAAGCTCTCATGGATCCACATGTCCGCGTGATCCTTATGGGTGATATTATTGGCAAACCACTCGTGTCCGGATTCGTGAACAATAATAAAATCGAATTTCATACCCCAACCTGTGGTACTTAAGTCACGGCCCAGATAGCCGTTTTGAAAGCCGTTGCCATAGGTGATGGAACTCTGGTGCTCCATGCCCAAATAGGGTGCTTGCACAAGTTGATAACCGTCCTCATAGAAAGGGTACGGGCCAAACCAATGCTCGAAGGCGGCTAACATTCTGGGAACTTCTTGGTAGGTTTTGCGTGCCTTTTTTCTGTCCACCTTTAAGGCCCAATAGGTGATATCAAGTTTCCCTTTTTCTCCCTTGTACTTTTCTTTCCAACTGACATAATCCCCTATGTTCAGGTTGACGCCATAGTTATTAATTGGGTTTTTGACAGCCCAGTGGTAAGTTTTGGTTTTTTTCTCTTTGTTGTGATCAGTACCAATCAAACGACCATTAGAAACGTTGGTGAGGTGTTCCGGGACTTCTACACTGATGTCCATACTGTCTACTTCATCATACATATGGTCCTTATTGGGCCACCAAACGGAAGCGCCAAGTCCTTGACAGGAAGTAGCAATAAAATCTGTGCCATTGGCATCTTTCTTCCAGCTGAAACCACCATCCCATGGAGCACGAAGCGCCTCTTTGGGCTTGCCTTGATAATGGACTACAATCTCATTGATGTCACCTGACATTTGCTTGTTCCACAGCTTCACGAAATGTGCATTGCCATCCGAACGAAAGTCTAGTTCTCGACCATTCTGAGTGATTTTAGTGATTCTAAGTGGCTTTTGCAGATCTATCTGCATCTCGTCACTTCCAACTATGACTTTGTATTGAATGGTATTGGTGCCACGAATGGCTTTTTGTTCTGGTAGTACTTCAATATCCAAGTGGTAATAGGTGAGATCCCACCATGCTCTTTCAGGAGTAATGCTTCCTCGCAATGAATCTTGTCGGGTGAAGTTTTGGGCGAAAGCATTTAGAGAAGTAAACAGTAACGTAAAAACCAGGAATCGTTTCATTCGAAAATTTTTATCCAAGATAGGGAATTAGGCGGTTTGAAGAGCTAGTGCTAGCCTTAGTTCCTCCAATGGTAAGTTCCGTATTCCAACCTGTCTGGGAGTGGTCGTGTCAAATGAATAAACCAAAAGACCTATGAAGACTCAAAAACTTATCCTGATTTCGCTTTTTTCATTTCTCACTTTTCAACTTTCTGCTCAGATTTCTATGGGCCTTAAAGGAGGGTATACGCGCGCCTGGGAGAAATATGATGTAGATGTACCAGAAGATGCTCGCATTCATGTTAAAGGATTCAATATTGCTGGAATGGTCTACCTCAAAGTGAATGATCACCTGAGCCTTGGCATTGAACCGGGTTATGTTGAGCGTGGTGCCGCCTGTATACCTGGTTGGAATGTAATTGACCCCGGTTTTAGAGGTGATACTGAACTGTTTTTGAAGTATGCTGAACTACCAATTATGGCGCAAGGTCAGTTGCCTTTGCTCAACGGAAAACTAGAGATCTTTGGTAAAGTAGGATATGGTATGGCTTATCTGACAACTGCATTTGAAAAGATCACGGATTTGGATGGTATTGTTGCCCCAACGCGCTCTAAATTGGATTTGAGTAATGATGATCGATTGAACCGGTTCGACCATGGGATGCATGGTACTATAGGACTAAGCAAGACTTTTGGTAAGGGGCGGGTTTTTATAGAAACCGCCTTTTACAGCAGTGTAAGAGATGCGGATAGGAACAACTTTTCCAGGAATCGAAACCTGAACTTTAATCTGGGTTATCTTCTTGATTTGTAAGTTTAAATAGGCCGAGTCTTTGTTGGTGTTATGGTCATCAGAGTGGTAAAAGTTCCTTCGTTTTACTCAGTATGGAAAGGGATGGCATATAAAAGAGCTCCACATCACTGTGGAGCTCTTTTCATTAAATGTATTGCCGGTTATGGCATTTCTAAATGTGAAATCTCACAGAAAACCGGTTTAGCAGTTGAAGGTCCTCCATAAGGCCAAAGGTTCATATGAAGTTTCATGCCTGAACTCTTTGATGGCACGTAGCTATTCACAGATGTTGGTGTGGTATGAGATATGGTATCAACACTGGTGAAAGGGAATTTCGAAGAGTCAAAAGCCCCATAGGCTAAATAGAATTCTATTGGAGTGCCCCCAGCAGTCCACTTGACTAAAACGGTCACTTCACCAGATGAAGGAATTTTAGTGACGTCAATGGCTATGCGCTTCAAGATATTCCAATCTGGCTTATCTTTCGTGGCTGCATCCCAGGGCTGAAGTGTAAATTGGCCATTGTTCTTGATAGGCCCGCCAGGTTGGTTGGCGATCCATCCTGAACCATCATTGGGTTGGCCTTGGTAGCCTAATTCAAGAAAGTCGATTTCTGAATGAGCATTGCTACCTCCACCAGTACCTTTGTCATAAAGGAAAATACCAAAAGTAGTGGTCATGTTGAGCTGAGGAGGGGAAGGGTTGCTAAGCGCAAATTGATCCCAAGCCAAATTGCCATTGCCGTCTGTGATCTTAAATGTGCAGCAATAGGTACCATAGTTGACAGTGTTCTGAAATACGGCTTCTGAGGCAGCCCAAATTTCTTCTTGTTGCCCATTATTGTTCCAGTATTGGCCAGAGTTCTGTTGAAGACTCAGTTCTAAATTGCCATTACTAAGTACCTGTACATTACTCGCCATCCACATGCTGCCTCCATTTACTTTGAGGCCTGGATTACTGTAAGTTGGCGGTGGTGCGTGAGAGTCTGTTTGGATAGTAAAACTACCCCACTTTAGTGTTGTCATTGTGTGGTTATTTATGTTAAGTATTAAACACCATCAATTACTATAGATTATATCTAGTAAGCAACAGCTTAACCGAAATTGATGAGCTGTCTTTTGGGCTTTTGCTTTGCTTCAACTTCTCACTCTCAGCCTTTGTTGATGTTGTCACCAACAAAATGGTTTCAAACAGTTCCTTCGTTATCACTCAGGGTAGAAAGGGGGGAGAAATTTTACTTTTTTTGAGTCTAACTGTAAGTTGAATATGGAGGAGTCTTAGGCCTGCTCCAGTCTTCTTCTTTCCCTGAGTTTGCGAAGGGTCTAAATTCAAAGTACGTAGTTCCTTCGCTGCCACTCAGGATAGAAAGGAAAGAGCACAAAAAAAGCCTCACATTTCTGTGAAGCTTTTGTTGGTCTACTAGGGCTTCCCGATATCCACTGCGTTTCATCGGGACTTCCGCTGCGCTACAGCTTCTCGCCCATAAATAAGTATAAACCAAAGAATCCCACCTAAGGGCGGGATTCTTCGTTTTAAGTTGGTCTACTAGGGCTCGAACCTAGACTCTTCTGGACCAAAACCAGACGTGTTGCCAGTTACACCATAGACCATCCTGTAATTGGGTTCACAAAAGTAGTACTTGCCTTTTTATTTGAAAACCTTTTCTAGAAAATTTTTAGAGTTCTTTGCTTAGTCGTCAACTTTCCAAAAAGCGATGCCACCTGCTTGTTTCCCCAGGTACGCGGTGTCCACAACCTTAAGGGTCTTAAGGTCAATTACATCCACCATGCCAGGGTCGTCATTCTTTCCTTCTACGGACACAAATGCATATCTGCTGTCAGATGAAATGGCAACACCATGGGTCACCTTTTGGCTGTTTTCGAGGCTTGCTAGTTCTTTTCCTGTTTCTAAATCCCAGATGCCAGTTTTAGCAGCGGTTTTGTAAGACACTACCATATACTTTCCATCAGGGCTGAGGTCAATATTGTAAGGACCTTTATCTGTAGTAAACTTACGCGTAGCCTTCCAAGTCTTGGTGTCGATTTCCAAAACTTCAGCAGAACCATTTCCAGCCACATACACTAAGTCTTTGCTTGGGTGAGGGCTGACCCAGGTAGGTTTGAAAGCTGAGTGCTTCATGCCACCCATGTCCATTTTACTATGGTCCATCTTACTGTGATCCATTTTGGAGTGGTCCATTTCCTTAGCCTTTTCTTCCTTCTTGTCCATACCGGAATGATCCATCTTGCTATGGTCCATTTTTGAATGATCCATAGTTGAGTGGTCTACCAAACCTTTGGAAGCTTCATCTAAATCCAGCGTTCTGGCTACTTTTAGATTAAAGGCATCAATTTCGAATAGTTCGCCAGACATCATGGCTACTGAGTAGTGTTTCATGCCATCCGCTGAGATACGGCTACCATGAGGCATTGCACCGGTAGTGATTTGGTCTAGCTCAGTCATGCTCTCCACATCAACGACAGATACTGTACTTGGCACCATATCACCGTGAAGGTTGAAGTTCACGCAGTAGAGTAAGCCTGT
Coding sequences:
- a CDS encoding M1 family metallopeptidase encodes the protein MKRFLVFTLLFTSLNAFAQNFTRQDSLRGSITPERAWWDLTYYHLDIEVLPEQKAIRGTNTIQYKVIVGSDEMQIDLQKPLRITKITQNGRELDFRSDGNAHFVKLWNKQMSGDINEIVVHYQGKPKEALRAPWDGGFSWKKDANGTDFIATSCQGLGASVWWPNKDHMYDEVDSMDISVEVPEHLTNVSNGRLIGTDHNKEKKTKTYHWAVKNPINNYGVNLNIGDYVSWKEKYKGEKGKLDITYWALKVDRKKARKTYQEVPRMLAAFEHWFGPYPFYEDGYQLVQAPYLGMEHQSSITYGNGFQNGYLGRDLSTTGWGMKFDFIIVHESGHEWFANNITHKDHADMWIHESFTNYSESLFLDYHFGKEAGQEYVRGTRTEIGNKKPMIGPYGVNYGDYPIDVYYKGGNVLNTLRTIVNDDEQWRKLLRSLGKEFYHKTVWSADFEAYISKTLDMELDHFFDQYLRDPRLPVFEYYFKDGNLNYRWVNVIDSFDMPIDITVNGQSTRLSPASRWKRQAIAGESLEVDPNYYIGTMKSR
- a CDS encoding YncE family protein, translated to MKRITLSIIFAALFSAATYGQDYYVYVTAESEDEVSVVKFDGKKAETIKNIQVGVWPQEIEGPHGITVDPSGEYWYLSLAHGNPYGRLYKYKTGTDEVVGSVELGLFPASMQISPVTGLLYCVNFNLHGDMVPSTVSVVDVESMTELDQITTGAMPHGSRISADGMKHYSVAMMSGELFEIDAFNLKVARTLDLDEASKGLVDHSTMDHSKMDHSKMDHSGMDKKEEKAKEMDHSKMDHSKMDHSKMDMGGMKHSAFKPTWVSPHPSKDLVYVAGNGSAEVLEIDTKTWKATRKFTTDKGPYNIDLSPDGKYMVVSYKTAAKTGIWDLETGKELASLENSQKVTHGVAISSDSRYAFVSVEGKNDDPGMVDVIDLKTLKVVDTAYLGKQAGGIAFWKVDD